The following proteins come from a genomic window of Pseudomonas hygromyciniae:
- a CDS encoding MliC family protein, translating into MKGVIALAALALLAGCANLNMFNKAEPQQDTWTTWVCDSQAQVNWRFVDSDRKQVDVRLGGSDQVYRLKEDVAASGALYSNEQLAFHTKGEEGLVYWVATDDLIGRGCKAQ; encoded by the coding sequence ATGAAAGGCGTTATCGCCCTGGCAGCGCTGGCTTTATTAGCCGGTTGCGCCAACCTGAACATGTTCAACAAGGCAGAGCCCCAGCAAGACACATGGACCACCTGGGTGTGCGACAGCCAGGCCCAGGTGAACTGGCGGTTTGTCGATAGCGACCGCAAGCAGGTAGATGTGCGCCTTGGCGGCTCCGACCAGGTGTATCGCCTCAAGGAAGACGTGGCGGCCTCCGGCGCGCTGTATAGCAATGAGCAGTTGGCATTTCACACAAAGGGTGAGGAAGGCCTGGTGTATTGGGTCGCCACCGACGATTTGATCGGCCGGGGCTGTAAGGCCCAGTAA
- the ligB gene encoding NAD-dependent DNA ligase LigB gives MMTPRLLHYLLLMLFPIVAWAQDCPDWPADKARDETAALQRQISLWDDSYHRLGQSPISDELYDQARRRLEQWRGCFAQVASPADNPLSSARGTIAHPVPHTGLGKLINDRAVEDWIRTRSDLWIQPKVDGVAVTLVYRGGRLAQVISRGDGLLGQDWTASARRIPGIVQRLPEAIDLLVQGELYWRLEAHIQGEAGGMNARSKISGLMNRQQLSDIDAAGIGLFVWAWPQGPADLKQQLDSLARWGFSDSQRYSQPIDNFEQARHWRAFWHGQPLPFATDGVVLHQSRRAPAERWQASTPYWAVAWKYPVIKALAHVRQVQFKIGRTGRITPILELHPVLLDDRQIRRVSIGSLKRWQALDIRPGDQISISLAGQVIPRLDQVILRSHPRADIKVPVASDFHHLSCWRLTPACEEQLLARLSWLSGKQGLDLPHIGRETWNSLIQAGQISGLVDWLNLDETELATIDGFGERSSARLLAGLRVARQRPFAQWLMALGVPPTARNNLAGGWQALAARDTQAWQAEAGIGPGRAAQLSAFFRDPQVVAMSETLRAAGIDGF, from the coding sequence ATGATGACGCCACGCCTGCTGCACTACCTACTGTTGATGCTCTTCCCTATCGTCGCCTGGGCACAAGACTGCCCGGACTGGCCAGCCGACAAGGCCCGGGACGAAACAGCCGCCCTGCAACGGCAAATCAGCCTGTGGGATGACAGCTACCATCGGCTCGGCCAATCCCCGATCAGCGATGAGCTCTACGACCAGGCCCGCAGGCGGCTGGAGCAATGGAGGGGCTGCTTTGCGCAGGTGGCATCACCGGCCGACAACCCACTGTCCAGCGCCCGGGGCACCATCGCCCACCCCGTCCCGCACACGGGCCTTGGAAAGCTGATCAACGACCGCGCCGTGGAAGACTGGATCCGCACACGCAGCGACCTGTGGATACAACCCAAGGTCGACGGCGTGGCCGTTACCCTGGTCTACCGTGGGGGGCGCCTGGCCCAGGTCATCAGCCGCGGCGATGGTCTGCTAGGCCAGGACTGGACCGCCTCGGCCCGCAGAATCCCCGGTATTGTGCAACGACTGCCCGAGGCCATTGACCTGCTTGTGCAAGGTGAGCTGTATTGGCGCCTTGAGGCCCATATACAAGGCGAGGCAGGCGGCATGAATGCCCGCAGCAAAATCTCCGGGCTGATGAATCGCCAACAACTCAGCGACATCGACGCCGCAGGTATCGGCCTGTTTGTCTGGGCCTGGCCCCAAGGGCCGGCAGACCTCAAGCAGCAATTGGACAGCCTGGCACGCTGGGGTTTTAGCGACAGCCAGCGCTACAGCCAACCTATCGATAACTTCGAACAGGCCCGTCACTGGCGTGCCTTTTGGCATGGTCAGCCGCTGCCATTCGCCACCGACGGGGTGGTCCTGCACCAAAGCCGGCGTGCCCCGGCCGAACGCTGGCAGGCCAGTACGCCGTATTGGGCGGTTGCCTGGAAATACCCGGTTATCAAAGCCCTGGCCCATGTGCGCCAGGTGCAGTTCAAGATCGGCCGCACCGGCCGCATCACGCCGATCCTGGAGCTGCACCCGGTGCTGCTCGACGACCGCCAGATCAGGCGCGTCAGCATCGGTTCCCTGAAGCGTTGGCAGGCGTTGGATATCCGTCCTGGCGACCAGATATCCATCAGCCTTGCTGGCCAAGTGATCCCAAGGCTCGACCAAGTCATCCTGCGTAGCCATCCACGCGCTGATATCAAGGTGCCTGTCGCGAGTGATTTCCATCACCTGAGCTGCTGGCGGCTGACCCCAGCCTGTGAAGAGCAACTGCTGGCCCGGCTTTCCTGGCTTAGTGGCAAGCAGGGACTGGACCTGCCACACATAGGCCGCGAGACCTGGAACAGTTTGATACAGGCCGGTCAAATCAGCGGCTTGGTGGATTGGTTGAACCTTGATGAGACAGAGCTTGCTACCATTGACGGATTCGGTGAGCGCAGCAGTGCACGCCTGCTTGCGGGCCTGCGAGTTGCGCGCCAGCGACCGTTCGCACAATGGCTGATGGCGCTGGGGGTTCCACCTACCGCCCGTAACAACCTCGCGGGCGGCTGGCAGGCCCTGGCCGCCCGAGACACTCAAGCCTGGCAGGCCGAAGCGGGAATCGGCCCGGGACGCGCGGCGCAGTTGAGCGCCTTTTTTCGCGACCCTCAGGTGGTGGCCATGAGTGAAACGCTACGGGCTGCCGGGATAGACGGCTTTTAG
- a CDS encoding phosphoglycerate kinase — translation MTVLKMTDLDLQGKRVLIREDLNVPVKDGVVTSDARILASLPTIKLALEKGAAVMVCSHLGRPTEGEFSAENSLKPVADYLSKALGREVPLVADYLGGVSVAAGDIVLFENVRFNKGEKKNSDELAQQYAALCDVFVMDAFGTAHRAEGSTHGVAKFAKVAAAGPLLAAELDALGKALGAPAQPMAAIVAGSKVSTKLDVLNSLSQICNQLIVGGGIANTFLAAAGHPVGKSLYEPDLLDTARAIAAKVSVPLPVDVVVAKEFAESAEATVKLIADVAADDMILDIGPQTAANFAELLKASQTILWNGPVGVFEFDQFGNGTKVLAKAIAESSAFSIAGGGDTLAAIDKYGVAEQISYISTGGGAFLEFVEGKVLPAVEVLESRAKG, via the coding sequence ATGACCGTGTTGAAGATGACCGACCTCGATCTGCAAGGTAAGCGCGTACTGATCCGCGAAGACCTCAACGTCCCAGTCAAGGACGGTGTAGTCACCAGCGATGCGCGAATCCTGGCCTCGCTGCCGACCATCAAGCTGGCCCTGGAAAAAGGCGCGGCCGTGATGGTCTGCTCCCACCTGGGTCGTCCGACCGAAGGTGAGTTCTCTGCCGAAAACAGCCTCAAGCCTGTAGCCGATTACCTGAGCAAGGCCCTGGGCCGCGAAGTGCCGTTGGTGGCCGACTACCTGGGCGGCGTCTCTGTTGCGGCCGGCGACATCGTGTTGTTCGAGAACGTGCGCTTCAACAAGGGCGAGAAAAAGAACAGCGACGAACTGGCCCAGCAATATGCGGCGCTGTGCGACGTGTTTGTGATGGATGCTTTTGGCACCGCTCACCGCGCCGAGGGTTCAACCCATGGCGTGGCCAAGTTTGCCAAGGTGGCCGCTGCTGGCCCGCTACTGGCTGCCGAGCTGGATGCACTGGGCAAGGCCCTGGGCGCACCGGCCCAGCCAATGGCCGCCATCGTGGCGGGCTCCAAGGTGTCGACCAAGCTGGACGTGCTCAACAGCCTGAGCCAGATCTGCAACCAACTGATCGTTGGCGGCGGCATTGCCAACACCTTCCTGGCCGCTGCTGGCCACCCGGTCGGCAAGTCCCTGTATGAGCCGGACCTGCTGGACACCGCCCGCGCCATCGCCGCCAAGGTCAGCGTGCCGCTGCCGGTGGACGTGGTGGTGGCCAAGGAATTCGCCGAAAGCGCCGAAGCCACCGTCAAGCTGATTGCTGACGTGGCGGCTGACGACATGATCCTGGATATCGGCCCGCAAACTGCTGCGAACTTCGCTGAACTGTTGAAAGCCTCCCAGACCATCCTGTGGAACGGCCCGGTCGGTGTGTTCGAGTTCGACCAGTTTGGCAACGGCACCAAAGTGCTGGCCAAGGCGATTGCCGAAAGCTCGGCCTTCTCGATTGCCGGTGGTGGCGACACCCTGGCGGCCATCGATAAATATGGCGTTGCTGAGCAGATCTCCTACATTTCTACCGGTGGTGGCGCATTCCTTGAGTTTGTCGAAGGCAAGGTACTGCCAGCCGTTGAAGTGCTGGAAAGCCGAGCCAAGGGCTGA
- a CDS encoding DUF1090 family protein, which yields MRISTFAPAAVLFSLFALPVQAADLSALTSQLGGATGNCEKQSQELQAKVDAAKANGEDMKVKAMQAALDQVNKGCKKVGESQGKLDEASQKQQAKADSNDTVKALGGLFK from the coding sequence ATGCGTATTTCCACGTTCGCCCCTGCTGCCGTCCTGTTCAGCCTGTTCGCCCTGCCAGTGCAAGCCGCTGACCTGAGCGCCCTGACTTCCCAACTGGGCGGCGCAACCGGCAACTGCGAAAAACAGAGCCAGGAACTGCAAGCCAAGGTCGATGCCGCCAAAGCCAATGGCGAAGACATGAAAGTGAAGGCCATGCAGGCTGCACTGGACCAGGTAAACAAAGGTTGCAAAAAAGTCGGCGAGTCCCAAGGCAAGCTCGACGAAGCCTCACAAAAGCAGCAGGCCAAGGCTGACAGCAACGACACCGTGAAAGCCCTGGGCGGTCTGTTCAAGTAA
- the fba gene encoding class II fructose-bisphosphate aldolase (catalyzes the reversible aldol condensation of dihydroxyacetonephosphate and glyceraldehyde 3-phosphate in the Calvin cycle, glycolysis, and/or gluconeogenesis) encodes MALISMRQMLDHAAEFGYGVPAFNVNNLEQMRAIMEAADKTDSPVIVQASAGARKYAGAPFLRHLILAAIEEFPHIPVCMHQDHGTSPDVCQRSIQLGFSSVMMDGSLGEDGKTPTDYDYNVRVTQQTVALAHACGVSVEGELGCLGSLETGMAGEEDGIGAEGVLDHSQMLTDPEEAADFVKRTQVDALAIAIGTSHGAYKFTKPPTGDVLAIDRIKEIHKRIPNTHLVMHGSSSVPQEWLAIINQYGGDIKETYGVPVEEIVEGIKHGVRKVNIDTDLRLASTGAMRRLMATNPSEFDPRKFFGATVTAMRDVCIARYEAFGTAGNASKIKPVSLEAMYQRYLKGELNAKVN; translated from the coding sequence ATGGCACTTATCAGCATGCGTCAAATGCTGGACCACGCAGCCGAGTTCGGCTACGGCGTCCCAGCCTTTAACGTCAACAACCTTGAGCAGATGCGCGCCATCATGGAAGCCGCTGACAAGACCGACTCCCCAGTGATCGTCCAGGCTTCGGCCGGTGCGCGCAAATACGCCGGTGCCCCGTTCCTGCGTCACCTGATCCTCGCGGCAATCGAAGAATTCCCACACATCCCGGTGTGCATGCACCAGGACCACGGCACCAGCCCTGACGTGTGCCAGCGCTCGATCCAACTGGGCTTCAGCTCGGTGATGATGGACGGCTCCCTCGGCGAAGACGGCAAGACCCCGACCGACTACGACTACAACGTACGCGTCACCCAACAGACCGTAGCCCTGGCTCACGCCTGTGGTGTGTCGGTAGAAGGCGAGCTAGGCTGCCTGGGTTCGTTGGAAACCGGCATGGCCGGTGAAGAAGACGGCATCGGCGCCGAAGGCGTGCTGGATCACAGCCAGATGCTGACCGACCCTGAAGAAGCCGCTGACTTCGTCAAGCGCACCCAGGTCGACGCCCTGGCCATCGCCATCGGCACCAGCCACGGTGCCTACAAGTTCACCAAGCCACCTACCGGCGACGTGCTGGCGATCGACCGCATCAAGGAAATCCACAAGCGCATCCCCAACACCCACCTGGTGATGCACGGTTCTTCCTCGGTACCGCAAGAGTGGCTGGCGATCATCAACCAGTACGGCGGCGACATCAAAGAAACCTACGGCGTACCGGTTGAAGAAATCGTCGAAGGCATCAAGCACGGCGTACGCAAGGTCAACATCGACACCGACCTGCGCCTGGCGTCCACCGGTGCAATGCGTCGCCTGATGGCCACCAACCCGAGCGAGTTCGACCCGCGTAAATTCTTCGGCGCTACCGTGACTGCGATGCGTGATGTGTGTATCGCACGTTATGAAGCGTTCGGCACTGCCGGCAATGCTTCGAAGATCAAGCCGGTGTCGTTGGAAGCGATGTACCAGCGGTATCTGAAAGGTGAGTTGAACGCCAAGGTGAACTAA
- the epd gene encoding erythrose-4-phosphate dehydrogenase, with protein MPQPLPYKVALNGYGRIGRCVLRALFERGATAGFEIVAINDLADMASIEYLTRFDSTHGRFPGEVRVDGDCLHINGNCVKVLRSAAPEGIDWAALGVDLVLECSGAYNTRADGQRFLDAGAPRVLFSQPMASEADVDATIVYGVNQDCLTGDELLVSNASCTTNCGVPLLRLLDQAIGLEYVSITTIHSAMNDQPVIDAYHHEDLRRTRSAFQSVIPVSTGLARGIERLLPELAGRIQAKAVRVPTVNVSCLDITMQTVSDTDAAEVNRILRDAATSGPLKGLLAYTELPHASCDFNHDPHSAIVDASQTRVSGPRLVNILAWFDNEWGFANRMLDVAEHYLHIATKQPQQ; from the coding sequence ATGCCTCAACCCCTTCCCTACAAAGTTGCACTCAACGGCTACGGCCGAATTGGTCGTTGCGTCTTGCGTGCTCTGTTCGAGCGAGGGGCGACGGCCGGGTTTGAAATTGTTGCGATCAACGATCTGGCTGATATGGCCAGCATCGAATACCTGACACGCTTCGACTCCACCCACGGCCGGTTTCCCGGCGAAGTGCGGGTCGACGGCGATTGTCTGCATATCAATGGCAACTGCGTGAAGGTTTTGCGCAGTGCCGCGCCCGAGGGCATCGACTGGGCGGCGCTGGGCGTCGACCTGGTGTTGGAATGCTCTGGTGCCTATAACACCCGTGCTGATGGCCAGCGCTTCCTCGACGCCGGCGCACCACGCGTGCTGTTTTCCCAGCCGATGGCCAGCGAGGCGGATGTCGACGCCACCATCGTCTACGGTGTCAACCAGGACTGCCTGACCGGTGACGAGTTGCTGGTGTCCAACGCCTCCTGCACCACCAACTGCGGTGTGCCGCTGTTGCGCCTGCTGGACCAGGCGATTGGCCTGGAGTACGTGTCGATTACCACCATTCACTCGGCGATGAACGACCAGCCGGTGATCGACGCCTATCACCATGAAGACTTGCGCCGCACCCGTTCGGCGTTTCAGTCGGTGATTCCGGTGTCCACCGGCCTGGCCCGCGGTATCGAACGCCTGCTGCCGGAACTTGCCGGGCGAATCCAGGCCAAAGCAGTGCGCGTGCCGACGGTGAACGTGTCGTGCCTGGATATCACCATGCAAACCGTCAGCGATACCGATGCCGCCGAGGTCAACCGGATCCTGCGTGACGCCGCCACCAGCGGCCCGCTCAAAGGCTTGCTGGCCTACACCGAGCTGCCGCACGCCAGTTGTGATTTCAACCACGACCCGCATTCGGCCATCGTGGATGCCAGCCAGACCCGTGTTTCCGGACCAAGGCTGGTGAATATCCTGGCCTGGTTCGATAACGAATGGGGCTTTGCCAACCGCATGCTCGACGTAGCAGAGCACTATCTGCACATCGCTACTAAACAACCTCAACAGTAA
- the tkt gene encoding transketolase produces the protein MPSRRERANAIRALSMDAVQKANSGHPGAPMGMADIAEVLWRDYLKHNPSNPSFADRDRFVLSNGHGSMLIYSLLHLTGYDLSIDDLKQFRQLHSRTPGHPEFGYTPGVETTTGPLGQGLANAVGFALAEKVLAAQFNRPGHNVVDHHTYVFLGDGCMMEGISHEVSSLAGTLGLGKLIAFYDDNGISIDGEVEGWFTDDTPKRFEAYNWQVIRNVDGHDPEEIKTAIETARKSEQPTLICCKTTIGFGSPNKQGKEDCHGAPLGDAEIALTREALKWNHGPFEIPADIYAEWDAKEAGRAAEAEWDQRFEAYAAEFPALAIELKSRLNGDLPLDFSAKADEYIAEVAAKGETIASRKASQNALNAYGPLLPELLGGSADLAGSNLTLWKGCKGVSAEDASGNYMYYGVREFGMSAIMNGVALHGGLVPYGATFLMFMEYARNAVRMAALMKKRVIHVYTHDSIGLGEDGPTHQPVEQLTSLRTTPNLDCWRPSDAVESAVAWKHAIERKDGPSALIFSRQNLQHQVRTDAQIAAISRGGYVLKDCIGEPELILISTGSEVGLTVQAYDKLTAQGRNVRVVSMPCTSVFEAQDADYKQSVLPLQVSARIAIEAAHADYWYKYVGLEGRVIGMTTYGESAPAPALFEEFGFTLENILGQAEELLED, from the coding sequence ATGCCCAGCCGTCGTGAGCGTGCCAACGCCATTCGTGCCCTCAGCATGGATGCCGTGCAAAAAGCCAACAGCGGCCATCCCGGTGCCCCGATGGGCATGGCGGATATCGCCGAGGTACTTTGGCGTGACTACCTGAAACACAACCCGAGCAACCCATCGTTCGCCGACCGTGACCGTTTCGTGCTGTCCAACGGCCATGGCTCGATGCTGATCTATTCGTTGCTGCACCTGACCGGCTATGACCTGTCCATCGACGATCTCAAGCAGTTCCGCCAACTGCACAGCCGCACCCCGGGCCACCCGGAATTCGGCTACACCCCAGGCGTGGAGACCACCACCGGTCCCCTGGGCCAAGGCCTGGCCAATGCCGTGGGTTTTGCCCTGGCAGAAAAAGTCCTGGCGGCGCAGTTCAACCGGCCCGGTCACAACGTTGTCGACCACCACACCTACGTGTTCCTGGGTGATGGCTGCATGATGGAAGGCATTTCCCACGAAGTCAGCTCCCTGGCCGGTACCCTGGGCCTGGGCAAGCTGATTGCCTTCTACGATGACAACGGCATCTCCATCGACGGCGAAGTCGAAGGCTGGTTCACCGACGACACGCCAAAGCGTTTCGAAGCCTACAACTGGCAGGTGATCCGCAACGTCGACGGCCACGATCCGGAAGAGATCAAGACCGCCATCGAAACCGCGCGTAAAAGCGAGCAGCCGACCCTGATCTGCTGCAAGACCACCATCGGTTTCGGTTCGCCGAACAAGCAAGGCAAGGAAGACTGCCACGGCGCCCCATTGGGTGACGCGGAAATCGCCCTGACCCGTGAAGCGCTGAAGTGGAACCATGGCCCGTTCGAAATCCCGGCTGATATCTACGCCGAGTGGGACGCCAAGGAAGCCGGTCGCGCTGCAGAAGCCGAGTGGGACCAGCGTTTTGAAGCCTACGCCGCTGAATTCCCGGCATTGGCCATTGAGCTCAAGAGCCGCCTCAACGGTGACCTGCCGCTGGACTTCTCGGCCAAGGCCGACGAGTACATCGCTGAAGTGGCCGCCAAGGGCGAAACCATTGCCAGCCGCAAAGCCAGCCAGAACGCCCTGAATGCCTATGGTCCACTGCTGCCTGAGCTGCTTGGCGGTTCGGCTGACCTGGCCGGTTCCAACCTGACCCTGTGGAAAGGTTGCAAAGGGGTCTCGGCTGAAGACGCCAGCGGCAACTACATGTACTACGGCGTACGCGAGTTCGGCATGAGCGCTATCATGAACGGCGTTGCCCTGCACGGCGGCCTGGTGCCGTACGGCGCGACCTTCCTGATGTTCATGGAATACGCACGTAATGCCGTGCGCATGGCTGCGCTGATGAAGAAGCGTGTGATCCACGTGTACACCCACGACTCCATCGGCCTGGGCGAAGACGGCCCGACGCACCAGCCGGTCGAGCAACTGACCAGCCTGCGTACTACGCCGAACCTGGACTGCTGGCGCCCATCGGACGCGGTCGAATCGGCCGTGGCCTGGAAACACGCGATCGAGCGCAAGGACGGCCCTTCGGCGCTGATCTTCTCGCGTCAGAACCTGCAGCACCAAGTGCGTACCGACGCGCAGATCGCCGCTATCAGCCGTGGCGGCTACGTGCTCAAGGACTGCATCGGCGAGCCGGAGCTGATCCTGATCTCCACCGGTTCCGAAGTGGGCCTGACCGTTCAGGCCTACGACAAGCTGACCGCCCAAGGCCGCAACGTACGTGTTGTGTCCATGCCGTGCACCAGCGTGTTCGAAGCCCAGGACGCGGACTACAAGCAATCGGTCCTGCCGTTGCAGGTCAGTGCGCGTATCGCCATCGAAGCGGCTCACGCCGACTACTGGTACAAGTACGTGGGCCTGGAAGGCCGCGTGATCGGCATGACCACCTACGGTGAGTCGGCGCCGGCGCCAGCGTTGTTCGAAGAGTTCGGTTTCACCCTGGAAAACATCCTGGGTCAGGCTGAAGAGCTGCTGGAAGACTAA
- the metK gene encoding methionine adenosyltransferase, translating to MSEYSLFTSESVSEGHPDKIADQISDAVLDAIIAEDKFARVACETLVKTGVAIIAGEVTTSAWVDLEQIVRDVITDIGYTSSDVGFDGATCGVMNIIGKQSPDINQGVDRAKPEDQGAGDQGLMFGYASNETDVLMPAPITFSHQLVKRQAEARKSGLLPWLRPDAKSQVTCRYEGGKVVGIDAVVLSTQHNPEVSYKDLREGVMELIVKHVLPAELLTKDTQFHINPTGQFIIGGPVGDCGLTGRKIIVDSYGGMARHGGGAFSGKDPSKVDRSAAYAGRYVAKNIVAAGLAERCEIQVSYAIGVAQPTSISLNTFGTGKISDDKIVKLVREIFDLRPYAITTMLDLLHPMYQETAAYGHFGRTPEQKTVGDDTFTTFTWEKTDRADDLRTAAGL from the coding sequence ATGAGCGAATATTCCCTTTTCACCTCCGAGTCCGTGTCTGAAGGGCATCCGGACAAAATCGCCGACCAGATTTCTGATGCGGTGCTGGACGCCATCATTGCTGAAGACAAGTTCGCCCGCGTGGCGTGCGAGACGCTGGTGAAAACGGGCGTGGCGATCATCGCCGGTGAAGTCACCACCTCGGCCTGGGTCGACCTGGAGCAGATCGTCCGTGACGTGATCACCGACATCGGCTACACCAGCTCCGACGTCGGCTTCGACGGCGCGACCTGCGGCGTGATGAACATCATCGGCAAGCAGTCGCCTGACATCAACCAGGGTGTCGACCGTGCCAAGCCGGAAGACCAGGGCGCCGGCGACCAAGGCCTGATGTTCGGCTACGCCAGCAACGAAACCGACGTTTTGATGCCTGCGCCGATCACCTTCTCCCACCAACTGGTCAAGCGCCAGGCCGAGGCCCGTAAATCCGGCCTGCTGCCTTGGCTGCGCCCGGACGCCAAGTCCCAGGTGACCTGCCGCTACGAAGGCGGCAAAGTGGTGGGTATCGACGCCGTGGTGCTGTCGACCCAGCACAACCCGGAAGTCTCCTACAAAGACCTGCGCGAAGGCGTGATGGAGCTGATCGTCAAGCACGTGCTGCCTGCCGAACTGCTGACCAAGGACACCCAGTTCCACATCAACCCGACCGGCCAGTTCATCATTGGTGGCCCGGTGGGCGACTGCGGCCTGACCGGGCGCAAGATCATCGTCGACAGCTACGGCGGCATGGCCCGTCACGGCGGTGGCGCGTTCTCCGGCAAGGATCCATCCAAGGTTGACCGCTCGGCAGCCTACGCCGGTCGTTATGTGGCCAAGAACATCGTCGCCGCCGGCTTGGCCGAGCGTTGCGAGATTCAGGTTTCCTACGCCATTGGTGTGGCACAGCCTACGTCGATCTCGCTGAATACCTTCGGTACCGGCAAGATCAGCGACGACAAGATCGTCAAGCTGGTGCGTGAGATCTTCGACCTGCGTCCGTACGCAATCACCACCATGCTCGACCTGCTGCACCCGATGTACCAGGAAACCGCGGCCTACGGCCACTTCGGTCGCACCCCTGAACAGAAGACGGTCGGCGACGACACGTTCACCACGTTCACCTGGGAAAAAACCGACCGCGCTGACGACCTGCGCACCGCTGCCGGTCTGTAA
- a CDS encoding ArsR/SmtB family transcription factor, translating to MNLPAPSIRPDDCDELAALCKAGGDPLRLNVLRALANDSFGVLELARIFAIGQSGMSHHLKVLAQADLVATRREGNAIFYRRALPHTDLLGGKLHAALLEEVDNLALPADVQSRIAQVHGQRAAASQDFFSRVADKFRAQQDLIAGLPQYRESVLALLDKLGFNQGATALEVGPGDGGFLPDLARRFHQVTALDNSPAMLELARQLCEREHLGNVSLRLADALNDVGLQADCVVLNMVLHHFAAPADALKQMAGLLQPGGSLLVTDLCSHNQSWAREACGDLWLGFEQDDLARWATAAGLVPGESLYVGLRNGFQIQVRHFQRPSGDTHHR from the coding sequence ATGAACTTACCTGCGCCTTCCATTCGCCCCGACGATTGCGATGAGCTGGCGGCCTTGTGCAAGGCCGGCGGCGATCCGCTGCGCCTGAATGTACTGCGCGCCCTGGCCAACGACTCGTTTGGCGTGCTGGAACTGGCGCGGATCTTTGCCATCGGCCAATCCGGCATGAGCCACCATTTGAAGGTGTTGGCCCAGGCCGACCTGGTAGCCACCCGCCGTGAAGGCAATGCGATTTTTTACCGTCGCGCCCTGCCCCACACTGATTTGTTGGGTGGCAAGCTGCACGCGGCATTGCTCGAAGAAGTAGACAACCTGGCCCTGCCGGCTGACGTGCAATCGCGCATCGCTCAGGTCCATGGGCAACGCGCCGCCGCCAGCCAGGACTTTTTCTCACGGGTGGCGGACAAGTTTCGCGCCCAGCAGGACCTGATTGCCGGGCTGCCTCAATACCGCGAAAGCGTGCTGGCGCTGCTCGACAAACTGGGCTTCAACCAGGGCGCCACGGCGCTGGAAGTCGGGCCGGGCGATGGCGGGTTCCTGCCGGACCTGGCACGCCGCTTCCACCAGGTGACGGCGCTGGACAACAGCCCGGCCATGCTGGAACTGGCGCGCCAGCTGTGCGAGCGCGAGCACTTGGGCAACGTCAGCCTACGGCTGGCCGATGCCTTGAATGATGTAGGGCTGCAAGCCGATTGCGTGGTGCTGAACATGGTCTTGCACCATTTTGCCGCGCCGGCCGATGCCCTCAAGCAAATGGCCGGTTTGCTGCAACCGGGCGGCAGCCTGCTGGTAACTGATTTATGCAGCCACAACCAGAGTTGGGCCAGGGAGGCCTGCGGTGATCTATGGTTGGGGTTTGAACAGGACGATCTGGCCCGTTGGGCCACCGCTGCGGGACTCGTTCCCGGGGAAAGCCTGTATGTAGGCTTACGTAATGGTTTCCAGATTCAGGTCCGCCACTTTCAGCGGCCATCTGGCGACACTCACCATCGGTAA
- a CDS encoding DUF1090 domain-containing protein, which translates to MKFLAPLALLTVTSLLSTPLLAAETAPQLTGCAAKRQAISVQIEQAKAHGNSEQQAGLEKALSEVTAHCTDASLKKERENKVLDAKHEVSRRQADLDKAMKKGDSEKINKRKDKLAESRKELQQALDDLDK; encoded by the coding sequence ATGAAGTTTCTTGCACCGCTTGCCCTGCTGACCGTCACCAGCTTACTGAGCACGCCATTGCTGGCTGCCGAGACTGCCCCGCAACTGACCGGCTGCGCCGCCAAGCGCCAGGCCATCAGCGTGCAGATCGAACAAGCCAAGGCCCACGGCAACAGCGAACAACAAGCCGGCCTGGAAAAAGCCTTGAGCGAAGTCACCGCCCACTGCACCGACGCCTCCCTGAAAAAGGAACGCGAGAACAAAGTGCTGGATGCCAAGCACGAAGTCAGCCGCCGTCAGGCCGACCTCGACAAGGCCATGAAAAAGGGCGACTCCGAGAAGATCAACAAGCGTAAGGACAAGCTCGCCGAATCGCGCAAAGAGTTGCAGCAAGCCCTCGACGACCTGGACAAGTAA